In Halobacillus amylolyticus, the following proteins share a genomic window:
- the holB gene encoding DNA polymerase III subunit delta', whose protein sequence is MQSWGDMKEIQPLVSQMLMNSFNKDRISHAYLFQGNKGTGMREMSALFAKSIFCKQRNGTEPCLVCRDCVRIDSGNHPDMHWVEPEGLSIKKEQILNLQKEFTYTGVESNRKVYIIVDAEKMTVNASNRLLKFLEEPSQQTTAILLTENGQAMLDTIRSRCQLLAFQPLNQQKLAEKLEGQGISQSNAKLLSALTNNLTTAQELNDDEWFANVRKLVIQLIEVLLNKPNEGLLFINHQWMSHFKERQQLQMGLDVLMLWFHDLINHNLDREDAIIFKQEKEKRDQAALRWSRQSAVHSLSLILEAKRKINQNVHPTLVMEQLTLQLQR, encoded by the coding sequence ATGCAATCATGGGGAGATATGAAAGAGATTCAACCATTAGTCAGTCAAATGCTTATGAATAGTTTTAATAAGGACCGGATTTCTCACGCTTACTTGTTTCAAGGGAATAAAGGTACAGGAATGCGAGAGATGAGTGCGTTATTTGCGAAGAGTATTTTTTGTAAACAACGTAATGGCACTGAACCTTGCCTTGTGTGCAGAGACTGCGTAAGAATTGACTCTGGTAATCACCCTGATATGCATTGGGTTGAACCAGAGGGTCTCTCCATTAAAAAGGAACAAATTCTTAATCTGCAAAAGGAATTCACCTACACAGGTGTCGAATCAAACCGTAAAGTGTACATTATTGTAGACGCTGAAAAAATGACAGTGAATGCATCGAACCGTTTGCTGAAATTTTTGGAGGAACCGAGTCAGCAGACCACAGCGATATTGCTCACAGAAAATGGTCAAGCTATGCTTGATACGATTAGATCTCGTTGTCAACTTCTTGCTTTCCAACCGCTCAACCAACAGAAGCTTGCAGAAAAGTTAGAGGGACAAGGGATTTCCCAGTCTAACGCTAAATTACTTTCTGCCCTTACGAATAACTTAACCACTGCACAGGAATTAAATGATGATGAGTGGTTTGCTAATGTGCGAAAATTAGTGATACAATTAATTGAAGTGCTTCTAAATAAACCAAATGAAGGGCTTTTATTTATCAACCATCAGTGGATGTCTCATTTTAAGGAGCGTCAACAGCTTCAGATGGGCTTGGACGTACTTATGCTATGGTTCCACGATTTAATTAATCATAATTTGGACCGGGAAGATGCCATTATCTTTAAGCAAGAAAAAGAAAAAAGGGACCAAGCTGCATTAAGATGGTCACGTCAATCCGCTGTACATTCCTTGTCGTTAATCCTTGAGGCTAAACGAAAGATAAATCAGAATGTCCATCCTACGTTAGTGATGGAACAGCTTACACTTCAACTGCAGAGGTGA
- a CDS encoding YaaR family protein — MKISQDMRTQLEAGKKQPPQQMRGKMDFSNIVQAQSQQLQENQLNQLMKSIAAQGDRVARFRSFRDLAKYKRLIKGFVEESVQYGMNVKHSQSFNMEGHSRKLTIVESVDQKLAELTEAVMDQEKKSIDLLGIIGEIKGLLINLYT; from the coding sequence ATGAAGATAAGCCAAGATATGCGGACACAGCTTGAAGCTGGAAAAAAACAGCCTCCTCAGCAAATGCGCGGAAAGATGGACTTCAGTAACATCGTGCAGGCTCAATCGCAGCAGCTTCAGGAAAATCAACTTAATCAATTGATGAAAAGTATTGCAGCACAAGGGGATCGGGTGGCGAGGTTTCGATCATTCCGTGATTTAGCTAAATATAAGCGATTAATCAAAGGCTTTGTCGAGGAGTCTGTTCAGTATGGGATGAATGTAAAGCATAGTCAAAGCTTTAACATGGAGGGGCATAGCCGTAAGCTGACGATCGTTGAATCCGTTGATCAGAAGCTAGCTGAGCTTACGGAAGCCGTGATGGATCAAGAGAAAAAGTCGATTGACTTATTAGGAATTATCGGTGAAATTAAAGGATTATTGATCAATTTGTACACTTAA
- a CDS encoding cyclic-di-AMP receptor, translated as MKMIIAVVQDKDSNRLTDALAENQLKTTKLSTTGGFLREGNTTFMIGCDDGEVDDALNIIKKNCSQRDQMVAPISPMGGNADSYIPKPVKVEVGGATVFILPVDSFFQF; from the coding sequence ATGAAAATGATTATTGCGGTCGTTCAAGATAAAGACAGTAATCGTTTAACTGATGCATTAGCGGAAAATCAATTAAAAACAACGAAACTGTCGACAACTGGCGGCTTTTTAAGAGAAGGAAATACGACATTTATGATTGGCTGCGATGATGGCGAAGTGGATGATGCGTTAAATATCATTAAGAAAAACTGTAGCCAGCGTGATCAAATGGTTGCCCCCATTTCACCAATGGGAGGAAACGCAGATTCGTACATTCCTAAGCCTGTTAAAGTAGAAGTCGGCGGTGCTACTGTATTTATTCTTCCAGTAGATTCTTTCTTTCAGTTTTAA
- a CDS encoding aminotransferase class I/II-fold pyridoxal phosphate-dependent enzyme, with protein MDAEQKVTPLYDALVELKDKESISFHVPGHKFGELFSKKGKKQFQSILEIDATEIAGLDDLHAADGVIQKAQNLTSQFFKSSQSYFLVGGTTSGNLAAVMAVCRPGDTVLVQRNCHKSIVHGLELAGAKPVFLMPDFEKETGRYSRITGELIDEALRKYPDIRAVFLTYPDYFGRVFDMDSVCVAIHAYDIPVIVDEAHGVHFKLGHPFPRSSLELGCDLVIQSAHKMAPAMTMASYLHVQGDRVNQTHLEYYLQVFQSSSPSYPLMASLDLARSYLASYGQTDKDELVTYISSIRDIWTRASGYWRVLPRSEWDDPLKLTLRVNKNLSGYQVAEVLERQGVYPELATEKQILLTMGLAPSVNLETLSNCLAEVDCQLKKQPINATISVAQLSFPKLQSLDMNYIDMQVKPSESVEWKDAVGRICAESIVPYPPGIPLVLKGERVSREQVVRVKASYDQGARFQNTNVESGIRVF; from the coding sequence ATGGATGCAGAACAAAAGGTAACGCCGCTTTATGATGCGTTGGTCGAATTAAAAGACAAGGAATCTATTTCTTTTCATGTGCCAGGCCATAAATTCGGAGAGCTATTTTCAAAGAAGGGAAAAAAGCAGTTTCAATCAATTTTAGAAATAGATGCCACGGAAATTGCTGGTCTTGATGATTTACACGCTGCTGATGGTGTTATACAAAAAGCTCAAAATTTGACCAGTCAGTTTTTTAAAAGCAGTCAGTCTTATTTTCTGGTAGGTGGGACAACCTCAGGGAATTTAGCTGCAGTGATGGCGGTCTGTCGTCCTGGGGATACTGTCCTTGTCCAGCGTAACTGCCATAAATCGATTGTTCATGGGTTGGAGCTTGCAGGTGCTAAGCCCGTGTTTTTGATGCCAGACTTCGAAAAGGAAACTGGTCGCTACAGCCGGATCACTGGTGAACTTATAGATGAAGCTCTAAGGAAATACCCCGATATAAGAGCGGTTTTTCTAACTTATCCAGATTACTTTGGCCGTGTTTTTGATATGGATAGTGTGTGTGTGGCAATACATGCCTATGATATTCCGGTTATCGTGGATGAAGCTCATGGCGTTCATTTCAAATTAGGTCATCCTTTTCCGCGTTCTTCACTAGAGTTAGGTTGTGATTTAGTCATCCAGTCTGCCCACAAAATGGCTCCCGCAATGACGATGGCTTCTTATTTGCATGTACAAGGGGACAGAGTTAATCAAACACACCTTGAATATTACTTGCAAGTTTTCCAGTCTAGCAGCCCATCCTACCCACTGATGGCTAGTTTAGACTTAGCTCGAAGTTATTTAGCTTCTTATGGTCAGACTGACAAAGATGAATTGGTCACATACATTAGCAGCATTCGCGATATCTGGACGCGCGCATCTGGGTATTGGAGGGTTTTGCCTCGAAGCGAATGGGATGACCCTCTTAAGCTCACATTAAGAGTAAACAAGAATCTGTCGGGCTATCAGGTGGCTGAAGTGCTTGAGCGTCAGGGTGTTTATCCAGAACTTGCGACAGAAAAGCAAATTCTATTAACAATGGGGCTCGCTCCTAGCGTCAATCTAGAGACGTTAAGTAATTGCTTAGCCGAGGTAGATTGCCAATTAAAAAAGCAGCCGATAAATGCTACAATAAGTGTAGCTCAATTATCGTTTCCGAAGCTGCAAAGTTTGGACATGAATTATATAGATATGCAGGTGAAACCTTCTGAGTCCGTAGAGTGGAAGGATGCTGTAGGTCGAATTTGTGCAGAGTCAATTGTTCCTTATCCTCCAGGGATCCCTTTGGTTTTAAAAGGTGAACGTGTGTCTAGGGAACAAGTGGTACGTGTGAAGGCTTCATATGATCAAGGAGCACGCTTTCAAAATACGAATGTAGAAAGTGGAATTCGGGTATTTTAA
- a CDS encoding sigma factor G inhibitor Gin produces the protein MKFNESCSICSKKTDDGIHLLQVYICRTCEQEIVETPADDPKYQFFVQQMNKAHRSIIVS, from the coding sequence ATGAAATTTAATGAAAGCTGTAGTATTTGCTCCAAAAAGACGGATGATGGAATTCACTTGTTACAAGTTTATATTTGCCGCACTTGTGAGCAAGAAATAGTGGAGACACCAGCAGATGACCCTAAGTATCAATTTTTTGTTCAACAAATGAATAAAGCCCACCGTTCGATCATTGTGTCGTAA
- a CDS encoding pro-sigmaK processing inhibitor BofA family protein, with the protein MDPVFVILILALAIPLLLIVGLPASPIKWIGQALMRVVIAVVLLFFVNLFGAQFGLHVPINGFTAVASAILGIPGVLSLTAIHLWVL; encoded by the coding sequence ATGGATCCGGTGTTTGTCATTCTGATATTAGCCTTAGCTATTCCGTTGTTATTAATAGTTGGTTTGCCTGCATCGCCGATCAAATGGATCGGACAGGCGTTGATGAGAGTAGTCATTGCTGTTGTTCTATTATTCTTCGTTAACTTATTTGGAGCACAGTTCGGTTTACACGTTCCTATTAATGGGTTTACAGCTGTTGCTTCCGCGATATTAGGGATACCTGGCGTTCTTTCATTAACAGCTATTCATTTGTGGGTGTTATAG
- a CDS encoding YaaL family protein yields MIIFNKKKTKRKEIDQQLLTDIQKLKYEWETLDNIIKHSIEPSEEGLLDLSLAKAKYFYMLREARHRNLNALS; encoded by the coding sequence ATGATCATTTTTAATAAAAAGAAAACAAAGAGAAAAGAAATAGATCAGCAATTACTTACAGATATTCAGAAATTAAAATATGAGTGGGAAACCTTGGACAACATTATCAAACATAGTATTGAGCCCAGTGAAGAAGGGTTGCTAGACTTATCACTAGCAAAAGCAAAATATTTTTATATGTTGAGAGAGGCAAGGCACCGAAATTTAAATGCTCTGTCATGA
- the recR gene encoding recombination mediator RecR: MYYPEPISKLIDSFTKLPGIGPKTAVRLAFFVLEMEEDDVLDFAKSLVSAKRELTHCSICGQITDNDPCTICQDESRDKSVICVVQDPKDVIAMEKMKEFSGKYHVLHGAISPMDGIGPEDINVESLINRLKDEGVEELILATNPNIEGEATAMYISRLVKPSGIRITRIAHGLPVGGDLEYADEVTLSKALEGRREL, encoded by the coding sequence ATGTACTATCCGGAACCGATATCTAAACTGATCGACAGTTTCACGAAGTTGCCAGGGATCGGCCCAAAGACGGCCGTCCGTCTGGCTTTTTTCGTCCTTGAAATGGAAGAGGATGACGTTTTAGATTTTGCAAAATCGCTTGTTAGTGCAAAACGAGAACTCACCCATTGCTCTATTTGCGGACAAATCACGGACAATGATCCTTGTACAATATGCCAGGATGAATCTCGTGATAAATCCGTTATATGTGTTGTCCAAGATCCAAAAGACGTCATCGCTATGGAGAAGATGAAGGAGTTTAGCGGAAAATATCATGTCCTTCACGGTGCGATTTCTCCAATGGATGGGATCGGCCCGGAGGATATTAATGTGGAAAGCCTTATTAACCGCCTGAAGGATGAGGGCGTAGAGGAGTTAATTTTGGCAACGAATCCAAACATTGAAGGGGAAGCCACAGCGATGTATATCTCAAGGCTTGTCAAGCCGTCGGGTATTCGCATAACAAGAATTGCCCATGGTCTGCCAGTAGGCGGAGATTTAGAGTATGCTGATGAAGTCACCTTATCGAAAGCACTTGAAGGTCGAAGAGAACTGTAA
- a CDS encoding YbaB/EbfC family nucleoid-associated protein: protein MRGGGNMNNMMKQMQKMQKKMMKAQEELHEMTFEATAGGGMVKVVANGKKEVTDVEINEEVVDPDDVEMLQDLIIAATNDVLKQVEDKTNDTMGEFTKGMPGGGMF, encoded by the coding sequence ATGCGTGGTGGAGGAAATATGAACAATATGATGAAACAAATGCAAAAAATGCAAAAGAAAATGATGAAGGCTCAAGAGGAGCTTCATGAAATGACTTTTGAAGCAACAGCAGGCGGCGGTATGGTTAAAGTCGTAGCTAACGGGAAAAAGGAAGTAACAGATGTTGAGATTAATGAGGAAGTTGTCGATCCTGATGACGTAGAAATGCTCCAGGACTTAATTATTGCAGCAACAAACGACGTACTTAAACAAGTGGAAGATAAAACTAACGATACTATGGGAGAGTTTACGAAAGGTATGCCTGGCGGAGGAATGTTTTAG
- the dnaX gene encoding DNA polymerase III subunit gamma/tau, giving the protein MSYQALYRVWRPRNFEDVVGQTHITRTLQNAIEQDKFSHAYLFSGPRGTGKTSAAKIFAKAVNCEHAPVKEPCNECSACLGIQDGSISDVIEIDAASNNGVEQIREIRDKVKYAPSAVSYKVYIIDEVHMLSMGAFNALLKTLEEPPQHVIFILATTEPHKIPLTIISRCQRFDFKRITQQAMVERMEKITSAEQLSIAQEALEIVALTAEGGMRDALSLLDQAISYSEEEVTTEDVLAVTGSVSQGKLAEVIRALHQQEVKEALEAVDDLIQQGKDPGRFVFDLIYYLRDVLLFQSAPDLQHNLERAIPDDFFRHLSEELNANWIQRTIRELNKCQQEMKWTTSPKVFIEIALLNIVDTQEAAPGSVDSKAINQLTQKLEQMERELAQLKANPPAASNQGEQAPKVQKRTPARSGRNGYNVPYDRIRIVLSEASKEELKQVQGQWANFMERLKQTNAPAHATLLNSKPSAASPKALVLAFRYDIHCSLALEHQKTIEPLLTEFTGKPLAIIPIPQANWKELREEYVRKQKGSDEDGEEPAEKGGDDPLISEARKLAGDDIIEIHD; this is encoded by the coding sequence ATGAGCTATCAGGCACTATATCGCGTCTGGCGCCCTAGAAACTTTGAGGATGTTGTTGGACAAACTCATATTACACGCACACTGCAAAATGCAATAGAGCAGGACAAGTTTTCCCATGCGTACTTATTTTCTGGGCCGCGCGGAACGGGGAAGACAAGTGCTGCAAAGATTTTTGCTAAAGCCGTTAACTGTGAACATGCTCCAGTGAAAGAACCATGTAATGAATGCTCAGCCTGTCTTGGTATACAAGATGGGTCAATTTCAGATGTCATTGAAATCGATGCAGCCTCAAACAACGGTGTAGAGCAAATCCGCGAAATTCGTGATAAGGTCAAATATGCACCAAGTGCTGTTTCGTATAAAGTGTATATTATCGATGAGGTTCACATGCTTTCAATGGGCGCATTCAATGCTCTTTTGAAAACATTAGAAGAACCTCCTCAGCATGTCATTTTTATTTTGGCAACGACAGAACCCCATAAGATCCCTTTAACGATTATTTCGAGATGTCAACGTTTCGACTTTAAGAGAATTACACAGCAGGCCATGGTTGAACGGATGGAGAAAATCACGTCCGCCGAGCAGTTAAGTATTGCCCAGGAGGCCCTCGAAATCGTCGCATTAACAGCTGAGGGTGGGATGAGGGATGCGCTTAGTTTACTTGATCAAGCCATTTCCTATAGTGAGGAGGAAGTCACGACAGAAGATGTACTTGCTGTGACGGGGTCTGTTTCACAGGGGAAATTAGCCGAAGTGATTCGAGCGCTTCATCAACAAGAAGTAAAAGAAGCACTTGAAGCTGTCGATGACTTGATTCAGCAAGGGAAGGATCCAGGTCGCTTTGTTTTTGATTTAATCTACTACTTGAGGGATGTTCTTCTATTCCAAAGTGCCCCTGATCTGCAACACAACTTAGAACGTGCTATCCCTGATGACTTCTTTCGTCATTTGTCCGAGGAGTTGAATGCCAATTGGATTCAACGTACGATTCGGGAGTTGAACAAGTGCCAACAGGAAATGAAGTGGACGACGAGTCCGAAAGTATTTATTGAAATTGCTTTGCTTAACATTGTAGACACACAAGAAGCTGCACCAGGTTCTGTTGATTCTAAAGCAATAAACCAGCTAACTCAGAAGCTTGAGCAAATGGAAAGAGAATTGGCTCAGTTGAAAGCGAATCCGCCTGCAGCATCTAATCAGGGAGAGCAAGCTCCTAAAGTTCAAAAGCGAACCCCTGCAAGATCGGGCAGAAACGGTTATAATGTACCATATGACCGTATTCGTATTGTACTTAGTGAGGCATCTAAAGAGGAGCTGAAGCAAGTACAGGGGCAGTGGGCGAATTTTATGGAAAGACTGAAGCAAACCAATGCACCAGCTCATGCCACTTTATTAAACAGTAAACCAAGTGCGGCATCACCGAAAGCTTTGGTTTTAGCCTTTCGTTATGATATCCATTGTTCTTTAGCACTGGAGCATCAAAAAACGATTGAACCATTGCTGACAGAATTTACAGGAAAGCCACTCGCCATTATTCCGATTCCTCAAGCAAATTGGAAAGAACTGCGTGAGGAATATGTAAGAAAACAAAAGGGTAGTGATGAGGACGGGGAAGAACCTGCAGAAAAAGGCGGGGACGACCCGCTCATCTCAGAAGCAAGGAAACTTGCGGGCGATGATATCATCGAAATTCATGATTAA
- the tadA gene encoding tRNA adenosine(34) deaminase TadA, whose translation MDKDEYYMQLALQQALQAKEIGEVPIGAVIVYQDEVISMGFNQRETSQLASSHAEFIAIEKANQVIGSWRLENCTLYVTLEPCPMCAGAIVQSRVPRVVFGASDPKAGCAGTLMNLLEEDRFNHQAKVLGGILEDDCGGILKNFFRELRDKKKRDRGSDKLS comes from the coding sequence ATGGATAAAGATGAATATTATATGCAATTAGCCCTGCAACAAGCCCTTCAAGCAAAAGAGATCGGTGAGGTACCTATCGGGGCAGTGATTGTATATCAAGATGAAGTGATCTCTATGGGGTTTAATCAACGTGAAACATCACAACTAGCCTCTTCGCATGCGGAATTTATTGCGATTGAAAAAGCAAATCAGGTGATAGGGAGCTGGCGCCTTGAGAATTGCACCCTCTATGTCACCTTAGAGCCCTGCCCGATGTGTGCGGGGGCAATCGTTCAATCCAGAGTTCCGCGAGTCGTCTTTGGTGCATCCGATCCTAAAGCAGGCTGTGCGGGAACTTTAATGAATCTACTTGAGGAAGATCGTTTTAATCATCAGGCAAAGGTATTGGGTGGGATTTTAGAAGACGATTGCGGAGGAATACTAAAGAATTTTTTTAGAGAACTTCGGGATAAAAAGAAGCGTGACAGGGGCTCGGACAAATTAAGTTGA
- a CDS encoding LysM peptidoglycan-binding domain-containing protein, which yields MQIHVVTSGDTVYSIAAQYGSTPSAIIETNELETPGNLVVGQAIVIPGQGQFYFVQQGDSLYEIANQFGTTIETLIQVNQLQPNQILPIGYRLYIPQAPSMEITTNAYIEPTGGQVSDVLRSSAEQRAPLLSYLAPFSYEIQEDGSLNAPPLDNFKAIAEANNASLMMVVTNLAEQGFSQELGRTILTNEQLQNTLLDNIVQTAHSVGFQDVHFDLEFLPPETRENYNQFLRKAKQRFTNEGLLLSTALAPKTSAEQEGAWYEAHDYQAHGEIVDFVVLMTYEWGYSGGPARAVSPIGPVTEVVNYALSVMPADKILLGQNLYGYDWTLPYEPGGEIADAVSPQQAIQIARENNVAISYSEEAQAPFFNYTDASGNRHEVWFEDARSIQAKFDLIKRLNLKGISYWKLGLSFPQNWILLGSQFTIAKNQ from the coding sequence GTGCAAATTCATGTAGTAACATCAGGTGACACTGTCTATTCTATTGCTGCCCAATACGGAAGTACCCCCAGTGCAATTATCGAGACAAACGAGCTAGAAACACCGGGAAATCTTGTCGTGGGGCAGGCCATTGTCATCCCAGGTCAGGGTCAATTTTATTTTGTCCAGCAAGGAGATAGTTTATATGAGATTGCTAATCAATTTGGGACAACTATAGAGACACTCATTCAAGTAAACCAATTGCAGCCTAACCAAATCTTGCCGATTGGTTATCGTCTTTACATCCCACAGGCCCCCTCTATGGAGATTACGACAAATGCGTACATTGAACCAACTGGTGGACAGGTATCGGACGTATTGCGAAGTTCGGCCGAGCAACGAGCGCCTTTGCTAAGCTATTTAGCACCTTTTAGTTATGAAATACAGGAAGACGGCTCACTCAACGCTCCGCCACTAGATAACTTCAAGGCGATTGCTGAAGCGAATAATGCCTCTTTAATGATGGTCGTAACCAATTTAGCCGAGCAAGGGTTCAGCCAGGAATTAGGACGGACGATTTTGACGAATGAGCAGCTGCAAAACACATTGCTAGATAATATTGTTCAAACCGCCCATTCAGTAGGATTTCAAGATGTTCATTTTGACCTGGAATTTCTCCCCCCTGAGACGAGGGAAAATTACAATCAGTTTTTAAGAAAAGCAAAGCAAAGGTTCACGAATGAAGGGCTTCTTCTTTCTACAGCCCTAGCACCAAAGACTAGCGCAGAGCAGGAGGGCGCCTGGTATGAGGCACATGATTATCAAGCACATGGGGAGATTGTTGACTTCGTTGTGTTAATGACATATGAATGGGGATACAGCGGCGGTCCAGCAAGGGCGGTTTCGCCAATTGGACCAGTCACAGAGGTCGTTAATTATGCTCTATCTGTTATGCCTGCCGATAAAATTCTACTCGGGCAAAATTTATACGGATATGATTGGACGCTGCCTTATGAGCCTGGAGGCGAAATTGCCGATGCCGTCAGCCCTCAACAAGCGATTCAGATTGCTCGGGAAAATAATGTGGCCATTTCCTATAGCGAAGAAGCTCAGGCTCCTTTCTTCAATTATACTGATGCTTCAGGAAATCGACATGAAGTTTGGTTTGAAGATGCCCGCTCCATCCAGGCAAAATTCGATCTCATCAAGCGATTGAACTTAAAAGGAATTAGCTACTGGAAGCTCGGTTTATCTTTTCCACAAAACTGGATCTTATTAGGCAGCCAATTTACCATTGCAAAGAACCAGTAA
- a CDS encoding DUF3891 family protein encodes MIVQQQGDQFLMIKQHDHALLSGKLAIQWKQKFLLRSKLREEADWAVGQHDRAWIPLDDKPSWNKEKQRPYTFIDYPLEEKLAAYQRGIKEVSEESKYGGMLCSLHYQSFFSKDSEDDRIVSFIEGEEKRRVNLAEEMKMEVPKDLYHTHFERLQFCDDLSLYVCMQEPGVAKENEMAWFREGFSQRFDVAPGGVMPYWVDTEHVSLDPFPFESSFEVTIPYRTVSCSEVEQIGLADAFSQAELRERTVTFIQGE; translated from the coding sequence ATGATTGTTCAGCAACAAGGGGATCAATTTCTCATGATAAAGCAACATGACCATGCATTACTCTCGGGTAAATTAGCGATACAGTGGAAGCAAAAGTTTTTATTACGCTCAAAGCTTAGGGAAGAAGCAGACTGGGCTGTGGGGCAGCATGATCGGGCGTGGATTCCATTAGACGATAAACCCTCATGGAATAAAGAGAAGCAGCGTCCTTACACATTTATTGATTACCCGCTAGAAGAAAAGTTGGCTGCTTATCAACGGGGGATCAAAGAGGTGTCTGAGGAATCGAAATATGGTGGAATGTTGTGCAGCTTACATTATCAATCCTTTTTCTCAAAAGATAGTGAAGATGACCGTATTGTTTCTTTTATAGAAGGCGAGGAAAAGCGTCGCGTGAATCTGGCTGAAGAGATGAAGATGGAGGTGCCTAAAGATTTGTACCATACCCATTTTGAACGGCTCCAGTTCTGTGATGATTTGTCACTCTATGTTTGTATGCAGGAGCCAGGTGTGGCAAAAGAGAACGAGATGGCCTGGTTTAGAGAGGGCTTTAGTCAGCGGTTTGATGTCGCTCCGGGTGGTGTGATGCCTTATTGGGTGGACACGGAACATGTGTCTTTAGATCCGTTTCCTTTTGAATCATCTTTTGAAGTGACGATCCCTTATCGCACTGTCTCATGCAGTGAAGTGGAACAAATTGGTCTTGCGGATGCTTTCTCACAAGCTGAATTGAGGGAACGAACGGTTACCTTCATACAAGGGGAGTAA